From a single Micromonospora pallida genomic region:
- a CDS encoding TIGR03943 family putative permease subunit — MNRQAQAVVLLLLGGAVLRASLTDLHLRYVKEGLQPFLVAAGLVLVAAAAMTLWYELRPDAADDPDDHGKARDHGYDDAHDHDHDGAHGHGARVGWLLILPVLGLLLVAPPALGSYAAGQAGTVLSEETSSDYPPLPAGDPVRITVLDYAARALFDRGHSIGDRRVQLTGFVTTGPDGQPILARMILSCCAADGRPVKLGLTGDVPTGLADDSWVEVTGRYTDRVGRDPVNDAEVPYLEVESWRPVPTPKQQYE; from the coding sequence ATGAACCGGCAGGCCCAGGCGGTCGTCCTGCTGCTGCTCGGGGGTGCGGTGCTGCGGGCCAGCCTCACCGACCTGCACCTGCGCTACGTCAAGGAGGGCCTGCAACCCTTCCTGGTCGCCGCCGGGCTGGTGCTGGTGGCCGCCGCCGCGATGACCCTCTGGTATGAACTGCGCCCCGACGCGGCCGACGACCCGGACGACCACGGCAAGGCGCGCGACCACGGGTACGACGATGCGCACGACCACGACCACGACGGGGCGCACGGGCACGGGGCGCGGGTCGGGTGGCTGCTCATCCTCCCGGTGCTCGGGCTGCTGCTGGTCGCCCCGCCGGCCCTCGGCTCGTACGCCGCCGGTCAGGCCGGGACGGTGCTGTCCGAAGAGACGTCCTCGGACTACCCGCCGTTGCCGGCGGGGGATCCGGTCCGGATCACCGTGCTGGACTACGCCGCTCGGGCGCTGTTCGACCGGGGACACTCCATCGGGGACCGGCGGGTCCAGTTGACCGGGTTCGTCACCACCGGCCCGGACGGGCAGCCCATCCTGGCCCGCATGATCCTGTCCTGCTGCGCCGCCGACGGCCGCCCGGTGAAGCTCGGTCTCACCGGCGACGTGCCCACCGGTCTGGCCGACGACAGTTGGGTCGAGGTGACCGGCCGCTACACCGACCGGGTCGGCCGGGACCCGGTCAACGACGCGGAGGTGCCGTACCTGGAGGTGGAGTCCTGGCGTCCGGTGCCGACCCCGAAGCAGCAGTACGAGTAG
- a CDS encoding sugar isomerase domain-containing protein codes for MDGPVPGSVDGPVIGPADPSGWDGTAAPVSAEGYLSVVQATIARVATGQRTAVARAADLVADAIRAGGVVQAFGTGHSEALAMEVAGRAGGLVPTNRIALRDLVLHGGAPVDVLGPTLERDPAVAHRLWALTPVRPPDVFVIASNSGINGAVVEFASLVKRHGHGLVAIVSAAHSARVPSRHPDGHRLADFADVLLDNGAPYGDASLPLPTGGAVGAVSSITAALLAQQIVVEVVARLLAAGEPPPVYLSANVPDGDAHNSELEARYAGRLRRGT; via the coding sequence ATGGATGGTCCAGTGCCCGGCTCGGTGGACGGCCCGGTGATCGGCCCTGCGGACCCCTCAGGGTGGGACGGGACGGCTGCACCGGTCAGCGCCGAGGGCTACCTGTCGGTGGTGCAGGCGACCATCGCCCGGGTCGCCACCGGCCAGCGTACGGCGGTGGCCCGCGCGGCCGACCTGGTCGCCGACGCGATCCGTGCCGGCGGGGTGGTCCAGGCGTTCGGCACCGGGCACTCCGAGGCGCTGGCGATGGAGGTCGCCGGTCGGGCCGGCGGGCTGGTGCCGACCAACCGGATCGCCCTGCGCGACCTGGTGCTGCACGGCGGCGCACCGGTCGACGTCCTCGGCCCCACCCTGGAACGGGACCCGGCGGTCGCGCACCGGCTCTGGGCACTGACCCCGGTACGTCCGCCGGACGTCTTCGTGATCGCCTCCAACTCGGGTATCAACGGCGCGGTGGTCGAGTTCGCCTCGCTGGTCAAGCGGCACGGGCATGGGCTGGTGGCGATCGTCTCGGCGGCGCACTCGGCCCGGGTGCCGTCCCGCCACCCCGACGGGCACCGGCTCGCCGACTTCGCCGACGTGCTGCTGGACAACGGCGCCCCGTACGGCGACGCCTCCCTGCCACTGCCCACCGGCGGCGCGGTCGGGGCGGTCTCCTCGATCACCGCGGCCCTGCTGGCCCAGCAGATCGTGGTGGAGGTGGTGGCCCGGTTGCTCGCGGCGGGGGAGCCGCCCCCGGTCTACCTGTCGGCGAACGTGCCGGACGGCGACGCGCACAACTCCGAACTGGAGGCCCGGTACGCGGGCCGGCTCCGGCGCGGCACCTGA
- a CDS encoding DUF6328 family protein — MSRETEKQRWQRNFADLLQELRVAQTGVQILFAFLLTLPFSAGFTKVTNFQKDAYVVSLLAAAAATAMIISPVAFHRALFRQGRKPELVRFAHRMATGGLAFMLVSMVSAVLLITDFILDRPIALLLSTVTGLWFLTFWVLLPFVRRNWGDDDDDEDDDSPVGQGD; from the coding sequence TTGTCCAGGGAGACCGAGAAGCAGCGTTGGCAGCGCAACTTCGCCGACCTGTTGCAGGAGCTTCGGGTTGCCCAGACGGGCGTGCAGATCCTCTTCGCCTTCCTGCTCACGCTGCCCTTCAGCGCCGGCTTCACCAAGGTCACCAACTTTCAGAAGGACGCGTACGTCGTCTCGCTGCTCGCCGCCGCCGCCGCGACCGCGATGATCATCTCCCCGGTAGCGTTCCACCGGGCGCTGTTCCGCCAGGGCCGTAAGCCGGAGCTGGTCCGCTTTGCCCACCGGATGGCGACCGGCGGACTCGCCTTCATGCTCGTCTCGATGGTCAGCGCGGTGTTGCTGATCACCGACTTCATCCTGGACCGGCCGATCGCCCTCCTGCTGAGCACGGTCACCGGCCTGTGGTTCCTGACCTTCTGGGTGCTCCTGCCGTTCGTCCGCCGCAACTGGGGTGATGACGACGATGACGAAGACGACGACTCGCCGGTAGGCCAGGGCGACTGA
- a CDS encoding acyl-CoA dehydrogenase family protein, giving the protein MSITRHDRPASDPDGVGPLPKEAGQASEKEARQVAEAARESAWDRPSFGRELFLGRLRLDLIDPWPRTDPADDARAEEFLGTLRAYLKSEVDAAAIERDASIPDEVFHGLARIGAFGMKIDPAFGGLGLSNLHYCRALMLAGSVSPAIGALLSAHQSIGVPQPLKMFGTEEQKQRFLPRLAAGEVSAFLLTEPDVGSDPARLGTTAEPTADGTGYRLNGVKLWATNGTIATLLVVMARVPGGEGRRGGITAFVVDGDAEGITVERRNAFVGLRGLENSLTRFHDVFVPKENVIGGEGKGLRIALSTLNTGRLSLPAMCVGAGKWSLNVARQWAADRVQWGRPVAEHEAVATKLSFIAATTYGMESMLDLSCLLADDDRNDIRIEAALAKLYASEMAWRIADELVQIRGGRGYETAESLAARGERPAAVEQVLRDLRINRIFEGSTEIMHLLIAREAVDAHLSVAGDIIDPDAGLGRKARAGARAGAFYARWLPTLVVGRGQAPGSYAEFGPLAGHLRHVERTARKLARSTFYGMSRWQGKMERKQAFLGRIVDIGAELFAMSAVCVRAHAERDTHPEGRELADLFCRQARLRVEQLLTNLWSNTDPVDVVAARRIVAGRYASLEEGVLTPPDDLPWVARWEPGPSTVPDVRRRIPPPR; this is encoded by the coding sequence ATGAGCATCACGCGGCACGACCGCCCGGCGTCCGACCCCGACGGGGTGGGCCCGCTGCCGAAGGAGGCGGGGCAGGCCTCGGAGAAGGAGGCCCGGCAGGTCGCCGAGGCGGCCCGCGAGTCGGCCTGGGACCGGCCGAGCTTCGGCCGGGAATTGTTCCTCGGCCGGCTCCGACTCGACCTGATCGACCCCTGGCCCCGTACCGATCCGGCTGACGACGCGCGCGCCGAGGAGTTCCTCGGCACGCTGCGGGCCTACCTGAAGTCCGAGGTGGACGCCGCGGCGATCGAGCGCGACGCGTCCATTCCGGACGAGGTCTTCCACGGGCTCGCCCGCATCGGCGCCTTCGGGATGAAGATCGACCCGGCGTTCGGCGGCCTCGGGCTGAGCAACCTGCACTACTGCCGGGCGCTGATGCTGGCCGGCTCGGTCAGCCCGGCGATCGGCGCGCTGCTCAGCGCCCACCAGTCCATCGGTGTGCCGCAGCCGTTGAAGATGTTCGGCACCGAAGAGCAGAAGCAGCGCTTCCTGCCCCGGCTGGCCGCCGGTGAGGTCTCCGCCTTCCTGCTCACCGAGCCGGACGTCGGCTCGGACCCGGCCCGGCTGGGCACCACCGCCGAGCCGACCGCCGACGGCACCGGCTACCGGCTCAACGGGGTGAAGCTCTGGGCCACCAACGGCACGATCGCCACCCTGCTGGTGGTGATGGCCCGGGTGCCGGGCGGCGAGGGACGGCGCGGTGGCATCACCGCCTTCGTGGTCGACGGCGACGCCGAGGGCATCACCGTGGAACGGCGCAACGCGTTCGTCGGGCTGCGCGGCCTGGAGAACAGCCTCACCCGCTTCCACGACGTCTTCGTCCCGAAGGAGAACGTGATCGGCGGCGAGGGCAAGGGACTCCGGATCGCCCTGAGCACGCTGAACACCGGCCGGCTCTCCCTGCCGGCGATGTGCGTCGGCGCCGGCAAGTGGTCGCTGAACGTGGCCCGGCAGTGGGCCGCCGACCGGGTGCAGTGGGGCCGGCCGGTCGCCGAGCACGAGGCGGTCGCCACCAAGCTCTCCTTCATCGCCGCCACCACGTACGGCATGGAGTCCATGCTGGACCTCTCCTGCCTGCTCGCCGACGACGACCGCAACGACATCCGAATCGAGGCGGCCCTGGCCAAGCTCTACGCCAGCGAGATGGCCTGGCGGATCGCCGACGAACTGGTGCAGATCCGGGGTGGGCGGGGCTACGAGACCGCCGAGTCGCTGGCCGCCCGGGGAGAACGCCCGGCCGCCGTCGAGCAGGTGCTCCGCGACCTGCGGATCAACCGGATCTTCGAGGGCTCCACCGAGATCATGCACCTGCTGATCGCCCGGGAGGCGGTCGACGCGCACCTCTCGGTCGCCGGGGACATCATCGACCCGGACGCCGGGCTCGGCCGCAAGGCGCGCGCTGGAGCCCGTGCCGGAGCCTTCTACGCCCGGTGGCTGCCCACCCTCGTGGTCGGCCGGGGCCAGGCCCCCGGGTCGTACGCCGAGTTCGGCCCGCTCGCCGGCCACCTGCGCCACGTCGAGCGGACCGCCCGCAAGCTGGCCCGCTCGACGTTCTACGGGATGTCCCGCTGGCAGGGGAAGATGGAGCGCAAGCAGGCGTTCCTCGGCCGGATCGTGGACATCGGGGCGGAGCTGTTCGCCATGTCAGCGGTCTGCGTCCGCGCGCACGCGGAACGGGACACCCATCCCGAGGGACGCGAACTGGCCGACCTGTTCTGCCGCCAGGCCCGGCTGCGGGTCGAGCAGCTCCTCACCAACCTCTGGTCGAACACCGACCCGGTCGACGTGGTCGCCGCGCGGCGGATCGTCGCCGGCCGGTACGCCAGTCTCGAGGAGGGTGTGCTCACCCCGCCGGATGACCTGCCCTGGGTGGCCCGCTGGGAGCCGGGCCCATCCACCGTGCCGGACGTCCGCCGCCGCATCCCGCCGCCCCGCTGA
- a CDS encoding Fur family transcriptional regulator, producing the protein MSETGTVVRNTRQRTAVSALLAEVEGFHSAQDLHAMLRERGERVGLTTVYRTLQGLADAGEIDVMRPPGGEHLYRRCSEGHHHHLVCRTCGRTVEVAGPAVETWADRVAAQHGYSDVSHTLEIFGTCPACAAH; encoded by the coding sequence GTGAGCGAGACCGGTACGGTCGTCCGCAACACCCGGCAGCGTACGGCGGTCAGCGCGCTGCTCGCCGAGGTGGAGGGCTTCCACAGCGCGCAGGACCTGCACGCGATGCTCCGCGAGCGGGGCGAGCGGGTCGGCCTTACCACCGTCTACCGGACGTTGCAGGGGCTGGCCGACGCGGGCGAGATCGACGTGATGCGCCCGCCCGGCGGTGAGCACCTCTACCGGCGGTGCAGCGAGGGGCACCACCACCACCTGGTCTGCCGCACCTGCGGACGTACCGTCGAGGTCGCCGGTCCGGCGGTGGAGACCTGGGCCGACCGGGTGGCCGCCCAGCACGGCTACTCCGACGTCAGCCACACCCTGGAGATCTTCGGTACCTGCCCGGCCTGCGCCGCCCACTGA